The genomic interval ATACAATAATAGTAGGTTTTATTTCTTGCTGACTAATGTATTCCATTCCTTTTAAGCAAGCAAAACCATATCCTTTTCTAGTTTCTGTTAAAACAGTTGCACCTGCATTTTTTGCATTAACTTCTGTATTGTCTGTAGAGTTGTTGCTAATTACAATAACTTCATTTACTATTTTAGGAATGTCGTTAATAACATTTGCTATAGAATCTTGCTCGTTATAAGCAGGTATAATTACTTTTATTAGTTGATCCATTAAAATTTTACATTTGGATTATCCTTCTTAAATACAAAATAAGATGTCCACTCTCCAGTTTTTTCGTTTGCGCTATAATGCTCTGCTTTTTCTAAACGATTATTTTTATAAACTAATGCATAACCATCTTTAACACCGTTTTTAAACTGAATTTTTTTCTTCTCTTTATTAGTATAGAAGGTCCACCAATTATTAGCAGAATCATTCGTATAAGTACCTTCTTTTAATAATATTTTATTTTCGGTGTAAAAGTACCAATATCCATTTTTTTTATCGTG from Polaribacter sejongensis carries:
- a CDS encoding toxin-antitoxin system YwqK family antitoxin, whose protein sequence is MILKYALCLFFISTYAQNEKEFVQIFNTQGNLQSKGWVQNNEKVDFWTFYHSNGNISKKGHFNHDKKNGYWYFYTENKILLKEGTYTNDSANNWWTFYTNKEKKKIQFKNGVKDGYALVYKNNRLEKAEHYSANEKTGEWTSYFVFKKDNPNVKF